The following are from one region of the Paenibacillus sp. JZ16 genome:
- a CDS encoding YycH family regulatory protein, with the protein MKERLKTILLVVLVVGSLLQSYVLIFRFPGSDSVVQSKNAYIRTEEMGPEEKAENLLFPDKMIIHLGEDQHTVFYPNDTFYNLVYNRLKGRTFDNFQRRMVSNIDWAKVRSENRGIELSFDSGIPVTLLQRVMQIVPDTLFEGESINKIWLYSVEGEAKIHVMFFSMEGDVVYEAAQADLTVQDVDQLVDFGLSWTPYKMVDGRYYTPAKELNMVSIELPIGEYTVEQMQRSLFFDPSITRNIREKDGSEIYTDSKRSLQVDQGQKWISYTDPAAPPSGESSPGKDVLSAIDFVNQHGGWNGTYRLAKAGESEDRTLVKFQQYYGGFPILDTPGFQYGVMELDLQQGTVTSYERSLLYLESAALKKQMVKLTGGEALEAKLKPYMEGKNVVIGLDPAYLPVLTGEGLLLKPVWALELQNGSVITLE; encoded by the coding sequence GTGAAGGAGCGATTAAAGACCATTCTGTTGGTTGTGCTGGTCGTGGGCAGTTTGCTGCAGAGTTACGTTTTGATTTTCCGCTTTCCGGGCAGTGATTCGGTTGTGCAATCCAAGAACGCCTATATCCGAACCGAGGAAATGGGCCCGGAGGAAAAGGCCGAGAATCTGCTCTTCCCCGACAAGATGATCATTCATCTGGGCGAAGACCAACATACGGTGTTCTATCCGAACGATACATTCTACAATCTCGTATATAACAGGCTTAAAGGACGGACCTTTGATAATTTCCAGCGGCGGATGGTCAGCAACATCGACTGGGCCAAGGTTCGCTCCGAGAATCGGGGCATTGAGCTGAGCTTTGATTCGGGCATTCCGGTTACGCTGCTCCAAAGAGTGATGCAGATCGTCCCGGACACCCTGTTTGAAGGGGAAAGCATCAATAAAATATGGCTGTACAGCGTGGAAGGCGAAGCGAAGATCCATGTCATGTTTTTCAGCATGGAGGGCGATGTGGTCTATGAAGCCGCCCAGGCGGATTTGACCGTCCAGGATGTGGATCAGCTGGTGGACTTCGGGCTGAGCTGGACGCCGTATAAGATGGTGGATGGCCGGTATTATACCCCGGCGAAGGAACTGAATATGGTCAGCATTGAACTGCCCATTGGCGAATATACGGTAGAGCAGATGCAGCGCAGCCTGTTCTTTGACCCTAGCATCACGCGCAATATCCGGGAAAAAGACGGCTCCGAGATTTATACGGACAGTAAGCGGAGCCTGCAGGTGGATCAGGGGCAAAAATGGATCAGTTATACCGATCCGGCTGCGCCGCCATCCGGTGAGAGCAGCCCCGGTAAGGATGTGCTGTCGGCCATCGATTTCGTGAATCAGCACGGGGGCTGGAATGGCACGTACAGGCTGGCTAAGGCGGGGGAATCCGAGGATCGTACGCTGGTGAAATTCCAGCAGTACTATGGCGGATTCCCGATCCTGGATACACCGGGCTTCCAGTATGGCGTCATGGAATTGGATCTACAGCAGGGAACGGTAACCTCGTATGAGCGCTCGCTGTTATATCTTGAGTCTGCTGCCTTGAAGAAACAGATGGTGAAACTGACAGGGGGCGAGGCCCTGGAAGCGAAGCTGAAGCCTTATATGGAGGGAAAGAATGTGGTTATAGGTCTGGATCCCGCCTATTTACCGGTCCTAACGGGAGAAGGACTGCTGCTAAAGCCAGTATGGGCCTTGGAGCTCCAGAACGGGTCAGTTATCACACTCGAATAA
- the walK gene encoding cell wall metabolism sensor histidine kinase WalK, producing the protein MKWLSFFRTIQAKVIIIYVLLILIAMQLIGVYFVSAMKNSLTSNFTKDLQERAELMSVLAAKTLGGENVTEEDPYESLRVMVNNLFNLNGAEIQVLDSTGRVLTTSLPSHADYVNTKNTQTVVSRALQGIQDNEEYIIDDDNIRKKVVAKPVMYNEKIVGAIYIVASMSELYSTMQRINNIFISGILLALGLTAVLGVILSHTITNPIKELTKHARAVADGRFTEKTPVFGSDEIGQLSQAFNYMTSRLREALSQNEEEKEKLASILTNMSDGVIATDEAGRVILMNRRAGEMLGVEGEELAGHDIVSLLGLEESESEALARSEGHDSKLLEIVPREGSEPFMMRVTFTPIHRREIGITGTIAVLQDVTEQEKLEASRREFVANVSHELRTPLTTIKSYTEALEDGALEDKQMGPRFVGVIQNETGRMIRLVTDLLHLSRLDSKEAALHKEPTDIVEMLEDVEDRFSFQMKQKRIRTIIEVKPGVSTAMLDRDGIDQVLDNLISNALKYTPDGGTITMDASITEDGMLSLSVKDTGIGIPKKDLDRIFERFYRVDKARTRNLGGTGLGLSIAREIVRAHGGFITLQSELEKGTTVTFTLPLDNEGRALT; encoded by the coding sequence ATGAAGTGGCTGTCCTTCTTCCGCACCATTCAGGCGAAGGTCATCATTATATATGTCCTTCTCATACTGATCGCGATGCAGCTGATCGGGGTGTATTTTGTCAGTGCGATGAAGAACTCGCTGACCAGCAATTTCACGAAGGACTTGCAGGAACGCGCAGAGCTGATGTCGGTTCTGGCGGCCAAGACCCTTGGCGGCGAGAATGTTACGGAGGAGGACCCGTATGAGAGCTTGCGCGTCATGGTGAACAATCTGTTCAATCTGAACGGAGCCGAGATTCAGGTACTGGATTCCACCGGACGGGTACTGACAACCTCGCTGCCCTCCCATGCCGATTACGTGAACACGAAGAACACACAGACAGTTGTCAGCCGGGCATTGCAGGGTATACAGGATAATGAAGAGTATATTATCGATGATGATAACATCCGCAAAAAAGTGGTGGCCAAGCCCGTCATGTACAACGAGAAAATCGTCGGCGCCATTTATATCGTAGCCAGCATGAGCGAGCTGTACAGCACGATGCAGCGGATCAACAATATTTTTATATCGGGCATTCTCTTGGCCCTTGGCTTGACGGCGGTGCTTGGCGTCATCCTGTCGCATACGATCACCAACCCGATCAAGGAGCTGACCAAGCATGCCCGGGCCGTCGCGGACGGCCGGTTTACCGAGAAAACGCCGGTGTTCGGCAGCGATGAGATCGGCCAGCTCAGCCAGGCGTTCAACTATATGACCAGCCGTTTGCGCGAAGCCCTCTCGCAGAACGAAGAAGAGAAAGAGAAGCTGGCATCGATTCTAACCAATATGAGTGACGGCGTTATCGCAACCGATGAAGCGGGACGCGTCATTCTGATGAATCGGCGCGCCGGGGAAATGCTGGGCGTGGAGGGAGAAGAGCTGGCAGGACACGATATCGTTTCCCTGCTGGGTCTTGAGGAGTCCGAATCGGAGGCGCTGGCGCGCAGCGAAGGGCATGATTCCAAGCTGCTGGAGATTGTGCCGCGCGAGGGCAGCGAACCGTTCATGATGCGTGTGACCTTTACTCCGATTCATCGGCGGGAAATCGGCATCACCGGTACGATTGCAGTGCTGCAAGACGTTACCGAGCAGGAGAAGCTGGAAGCATCACGGCGAGAGTTCGTGGCGAATGTATCCCATGAGCTGCGCACGCCGCTGACCACCATCAAGAGTTATACCGAAGCGCTGGAAGATGGGGCGCTGGAGGATAAACAGATGGGGCCGCGATTTGTCGGCGTCATCCAGAATGAGACCGGCCGGATGATCCGGCTGGTAACGGACCTGCTGCATCTGTCACGGCTTGATTCCAAGGAGGCTGCCCTGCATAAGGAACCAACGGACATTGTGGAGATGCTGGAGGACGTTGAGGATCGGTTCTCTTTTCAAATGAAGCAAAAGCGTATCCGTACCATTATTGAGGTGAAACCGGGCGTATCGACAGCTATGCTGGACCGGGATGGCATTGATCAGGTTCTCGATAACCTGATATCCAATGCCCTTAAATATACGCCAGACGGAGGCACTATCACCATGGATGCAAGCATAACGGAGGATGGCATGCTGTCCTTATCGGTAAAGGATACCGGGATCGGCATTCCGAAGAAGGATCTGGATCGGATCTTCGAGCGCTTCTACCGGGTGGATAAGGCCCGAACGCGCAATTTAGGCGGGACAGGCCTCGGATTATCCATTGCCCGGGAAATTGTCAGGGCACATGGAGGCTTTATTACGCTTCAATCCGAGCTGGAGAAAGGCACCACGGTGACCTTCACCTTGCCCCTGGATAACGAGGGGAGGGCATTAACGTGA
- the yycF gene encoding response regulator YycF — protein sequence MQGTILVVDDEQPIADILKFNLEKEGYEVICAFDGISAVEIALTKRPDLMLLDLMLPGKDGMDVCREVRAANLQIPIIMLTAKDGEIDKVLGLELGADDYVTKPFSTREILARVKAHLRRQQKPDNSADNTGGTSAGGQGLRLFELFIDTDMYMVYKSGEALDLTHREYELVYYLARNAGKVMTREHLLQAVWGFEYFGDVRTVDVTIRRLREKIEENPSKPEYILTRRGLGYLMRSAKNGGL from the coding sequence ATGCAGGGAACCATTCTGGTGGTGGATGACGAACAACCCATCGCCGATATTTTAAAGTTTAACTTGGAAAAAGAGGGCTATGAGGTCATCTGCGCTTTTGATGGCATTAGCGCGGTGGAGATTGCGCTTACGAAGCGGCCGGATTTAATGCTGCTTGATTTGATGCTGCCCGGAAAAGACGGAATGGATGTGTGCCGCGAGGTACGTGCCGCGAACCTGCAGATCCCGATCATCATGCTGACGGCAAAGGACGGGGAGATTGACAAGGTGCTTGGACTTGAGCTTGGCGCGGATGATTACGTGACGAAGCCGTTCAGCACCAGAGAAATATTGGCACGCGTGAAGGCGCATCTGCGCCGTCAGCAAAAGCCGGACAACTCAGCGGATAACACAGGCGGCACAAGTGCAGGCGGACAAGGCCTGCGGCTGTTTGAGCTGTTCATTGATACCGATATGTACATGGTATATAAAAGCGGGGAAGCGCTCGATCTGACGCACCGCGAATACGAATTGGTGTATTATTTGGCCCGTAATGCCGGTAAAGTGATGACTCGTGAACATTTGCTGCAGGCGGTATGGGGTTTTGAATACTTTGGCGATGTGCGGACCGTGGATGTTACCATTCGCCGACTTCGCGAGAAGATTGAAGAGAATCCGAGCAAGCCGGAATATATCCTGACTCGGCGCGGACTGGGCTACCTGATGCGCAGCGCTAAAAACGGAGGCCTGTAA
- a CDS encoding M23 family metallopeptidase produces the protein MKGSKGKRWMDSLLRKQAADHSAHNNNSNREPSEPSNPQKRGWTSPRRWIWISAGALLIAGSIYTGGKAYVNANTVPFYHVYVDGKAIGTIQDDAQLDQLLKEKQKEYQQEHPDVLMVLHTDGITTKADRSFKPEVNSEETLQKLDNMLKAYARGVELKVNGKTVAIVKDQQAAKAAVEAAKLKFAPAAAQEEKTQRVAFTKTSASASSKKSDDGSGLQSVDIKEKISLANTKADPNKVLDVEEAVKVLTGTKDKPVVYTVKEGDTISSIAQHFGMKSADVMALNPGLEEKYVQIGAELQVTKPEAPLTVRTVEAVSEKQPSKPETIVRKSSELPLGKRKVVRPGRDGVKTVDYIVTKENGKVISKQWTGQQVIQESLPEVVYKGTKVAPKKKAATVTQKSSGSMFAWPVSGARITSSYGHRWGRSHEGVDMVGGSTIMAAASGRVVFAGQQSGYGNVVIVDHGNGYRTLYGHMSRISVSNGQSVGQGSKLGVMGNTGRSTGTHLHFEVQKNGVAQNPMNYL, from the coding sequence ATGAAAGGTTCTAAGGGGAAACGGTGGATGGACAGCCTCTTGCGCAAGCAAGCAGCCGATCATTCTGCCCACAACAACAACTCGAATCGAGAGCCCTCGGAGCCGTCGAATCCACAAAAACGGGGATGGACTTCACCGCGCAGGTGGATTTGGATATCGGCAGGGGCATTGCTCATAGCAGGATCGATATATACGGGCGGAAAAGCGTATGTGAACGCGAATACGGTTCCGTTCTATCATGTGTACGTAGATGGAAAAGCCATCGGTACCATTCAAGATGATGCCCAGCTTGACCAGCTGCTCAAAGAGAAGCAAAAGGAGTATCAGCAGGAGCACCCTGACGTACTTATGGTGCTTCACACCGACGGCATTACAACGAAGGCTGATCGTTCCTTTAAACCAGAGGTGAACAGCGAGGAGACTCTCCAAAAGCTGGATAACATGCTGAAGGCATATGCCCGCGGCGTGGAACTGAAGGTGAACGGCAAGACAGTTGCCATCGTGAAGGATCAGCAGGCGGCCAAAGCTGCCGTCGAAGCGGCCAAGCTGAAGTTCGCTCCGGCAGCTGCCCAGGAGGAGAAGACTCAGAGGGTCGCTTTCACGAAGACGTCGGCATCGGCATCGAGCAAGAAGAGCGATGACGGAAGCGGGCTCCAGTCCGTGGATATTAAGGAGAAGATCTCGCTTGCCAACACAAAGGCTGACCCGAACAAGGTGCTAGACGTAGAAGAAGCGGTTAAAGTGCTTACGGGCACGAAGGACAAGCCGGTGGTATACACGGTGAAAGAGGGAGATACGATCTCCTCAATTGCGCAGCATTTTGGCATGAAGTCTGCTGACGTCATGGCGCTGAATCCCGGGCTGGAGGAGAAATACGTGCAGATCGGGGCCGAGCTGCAGGTAACGAAACCGGAAGCACCGCTGACGGTAAGAACGGTGGAGGCGGTGTCGGAGAAGCAGCCAAGCAAGCCGGAAACGATTGTCCGCAAGAGCAGCGAGCTTCCACTGGGGAAACGAAAGGTCGTTCGTCCCGGGCGGGATGGCGTCAAAACCGTGGACTACATCGTAACCAAAGAGAACGGCAAGGTCATCTCTAAGCAATGGACAGGCCAACAGGTGATTCAGGAATCCCTGCCGGAAGTGGTGTATAAAGGCACCAAGGTGGCGCCGAAGAAAAAAGCGGCAACGGTGACCCAGAAATCCAGCGGCAGCATGTTCGCATGGCCGGTCAGCGGGGCGCGTATTACGAGCTCCTACGGTCATCGTTGGGGAAGAAGCCACGAAGGTGTCGATATGGTTGGCGGGAGCACGATTATGGCAGCCGCTTCGGGCAGAGTGGTCTTCGCCGGTCAGCAGAGCGGTTACGGCAATGTCGTCATTGTCGATCACGGCAATGGATACCGCACCCTGTATGGACATATGAGCAGGATTTCCGTAAGCAACGGACAATCCGTTGGACAAGGCTCCAAGCTGGGCGTCATGGGCAATACGGGCCGTTCTACTGGAACTCATCTCCATTTCGAAGTGCAAAAAAATGGAGTTGCTCAAAATCCGATGAATTATCTGTAG
- a CDS encoding adenylosuccinate synthase: MSTVVVVGTQWGDEGKGKITDYLAESADVVARYQGGNNAGHTILIDGKKFKLSLIPSGVFYKDKTCVIGNGMVVNPAALIEEINYIHDNGFSTDNLVISDRAHVIMPYHMVLDALEEDRKGPNKIGTTRKGIGPCYMDKAARNGIRIADLMDAEEFELRLRHLVQEKNQVITQVYGGEALDVEEILTQYLEYTEIIRKYVRDTSVILNDAIDENQKVLFEGAQGVMLDIDQGTYPFVTSSNPSAGGVCIGSGVGPSKIQQVIGVAKSYTTRVGDGPFPTELDNEIGAYIREKGHEYGTVTGRARRVGWFDSVVVRHARRVSGITGLSLNSLDVLSGLETVKICTAYKFRGEEITHYPASLKMLAECEAIYEELPGWSEDITGAKTLEDLPENTRRYVERVSELTGIPIAIFSVGRNREQTNQVLPIYEK, from the coding sequence ATGTCAACGGTAGTCGTTGTGGGAACACAATGGGGAGATGAAGGGAAAGGGAAAATCACGGATTATTTAGCTGAAAGCGCTGACGTGGTAGCCCGTTACCAAGGCGGCAACAATGCCGGCCACACCATTCTGATTGACGGTAAAAAATTCAAGCTTAGCTTGATTCCATCCGGAGTATTCTATAAAGATAAAACCTGTGTGATCGGAAACGGTATGGTCGTTAACCCGGCTGCACTTATTGAAGAGATTAATTATATTCATGATAACGGGTTCAGCACGGATAATCTGGTAATCAGTGATCGTGCTCATGTTATCATGCCTTATCATATGGTATTGGATGCTCTGGAAGAGGACCGCAAGGGTCCGAACAAAATCGGTACAACCCGCAAGGGGATCGGCCCTTGCTATATGGATAAAGCTGCACGTAACGGCATCCGGATCGCAGATCTGATGGATGCTGAAGAGTTCGAACTGAGGCTTCGCCATCTGGTGCAGGAGAAGAATCAAGTCATTACCCAGGTGTATGGCGGGGAAGCACTCGATGTTGAAGAAATTTTAACGCAATACCTGGAATACACCGAAATCATTCGTAAATATGTGCGTGACACTTCCGTCATCCTGAATGATGCGATCGATGAGAATCAAAAAGTATTGTTCGAAGGCGCGCAGGGCGTCATGCTGGACATCGACCAAGGTACGTACCCGTTCGTTACGTCTTCGAATCCTTCTGCCGGTGGTGTATGTATCGGCTCCGGTGTGGGACCATCGAAGATTCAGCAGGTGATCGGTGTGGCTAAATCCTATACGACCCGTGTAGGGGATGGACCTTTCCCAACGGAGCTGGACAATGAAATTGGGGCGTATATTCGGGAAAAAGGACATGAATACGGCACGGTAACCGGACGCGCTCGCCGTGTAGGCTGGTTCGATAGCGTAGTTGTGCGCCATGCCCGCCGCGTGAGCGGAATTACCGGCTTGTCCTTGAACTCGCTGGATGTGCTGAGCGGTCTTGAGACCGTTAAGATCTGTACCGCATATAAATTCCGCGGTGAAGAGATTACGCATTACCCAGCAAGCCTGAAAATGCTTGCAGAGTGCGAAGCGATCTATGAAGAGCTGCCAGGCTGGAGTGAAGACATTACCGGCGCCAAAACGCTGGAGGATCTGCCGGAGAACACCCGCCGCTACGTAGAGCGCGTATCCGAGCTGACCGGCATTCCGATTGCCATCTTCTCTGTAGGCCGCAACCGGGAGCAGACGAATCAAGTGCTTCCGATTTACGAGAAATAA
- the dnaB gene encoding replicative DNA helicase: MGGELYFDRVPPQNLEAEQAVLGAILLQSEALITAMERVQAEDFYDKTHQMIYEVMVQLGEGNQPIDLVTLTSLLQDKGQLEEVGGVSYLAKLAHAVPTAANVDYYAQIIEEKSMLRRLIRTATQIVSEGYTGGEDVSGMLSEAERRILEISNRRTGSGFIAIRDVLMEVFEKVEVLHQNRGNTTGIPSGFVDLDKMTSGFQRNDLIIVAARPSVGKTAFALNIAQNVAIRAKETVAIFSLEMSAPQLVQRMICAEANLDAGVMRNGDFKGDEDWSKLTMGIAALSEAEIYIDDTPGVTVADIRAKCRRLKKEKGLGMILIDYLQLIHGRGKAGENRQQEVSEISRTLKQIARELEVPVIALSQLSRGVEQRQDKRPMMSDLRESGSIEQDADIVAFLYRDDYYNQETEKKNIIEIIIAKQRNGPVGTVELVFLKNFNKFVNYERTHADAFAAG, encoded by the coding sequence ATGGGAGGAGAACTCTATTTCGATCGGGTCCCCCCGCAGAACCTTGAGGCAGAGCAGGCGGTGCTGGGTGCCATTCTGCTGCAAAGTGAAGCGCTGATTACAGCGATGGAGCGGGTGCAGGCCGAGGACTTCTACGACAAAACGCATCAGATGATCTATGAAGTTATGGTGCAGCTCGGGGAAGGCAATCAACCGATCGATCTGGTGACCCTTACATCTCTCCTGCAAGATAAAGGGCAGCTGGAAGAGGTCGGTGGTGTCAGCTATTTAGCAAAGCTGGCCCATGCGGTTCCGACGGCTGCGAACGTGGATTATTACGCCCAGATCATCGAAGAGAAATCGATGCTGCGGCGGTTGATTCGCACCGCAACACAGATTGTCAGTGAAGGATATACCGGAGGAGAAGATGTATCCGGTATGCTCAGCGAGGCGGAGCGGCGCATTCTCGAAATTTCCAATCGACGCACGGGCAGCGGATTTATTGCGATCCGCGACGTGCTGATGGAAGTATTCGAGAAGGTGGAGGTTCTCCATCAAAACCGGGGGAATACAACGGGAATTCCATCCGGTTTTGTGGACTTGGACAAAATGACAAGTGGATTCCAGCGCAACGACTTGATCATCGTAGCTGCCCGTCCTTCCGTAGGTAAAACCGCGTTTGCATTGAATATTGCTCAGAACGTGGCCATTCGTGCCAAAGAAACCGTGGCGATCTTCAGTCTGGAGATGTCAGCGCCGCAGCTCGTACAGCGTATGATCTGTGCGGAGGCTAACCTGGATGCAGGGGTCATGCGTAACGGTGATTTCAAAGGTGATGAGGATTGGTCCAAGCTTACGATGGGCATCGCAGCCCTGTCGGAAGCCGAGATTTACATTGATGATACACCGGGTGTTACGGTTGCCGATATTCGTGCGAAGTGCCGTCGTCTGAAAAAAGAGAAGGGTCTTGGCATGATCCTGATCGATTACCTCCAGCTCATTCATGGACGCGGCAAGGCCGGGGAGAACCGGCAGCAGGAGGTATCCGAGATCTCGCGTACGCTTAAACAAATTGCCCGTGAGCTTGAAGTGCCGGTTATCGCGCTGTCACAGCTCAGCCGGGGCGTGGAGCAGCGTCAGGACAAGCGTCCGATGATGAGTGACCTTCGGGAATCCGGTTCGATCGAGCAGGATGCCGATATCGTTGCGTTCTTGTACCGGGATGATTATTACAATCAGGAAACCGAGAAGAAGAACATCATCGAGATCATCATTGCTAAACAGCGTAACGGTCCTGTAGGTACGGTGGAACTGGTCTTCCTGAAGAACTTTAATAAATTCGTCAATTACGAACGAACGCATGCCGATGCCTTTGCTGCCGGATGA
- the rplI gene encoding 50S ribosomal protein L9 gives MKVIFIKDMKGQGKKGEVKEVSEGYATNFLIPRGVARPATDGNMKTLEQQQASEEKRKAQEKEEAQALGKKLEEMTVVLKAKAGEGGRLFGAITSKQIAEALAGQKIKIDKRKIELSDPIRSLGVTQIPVKLHPDVKATLKVQITEE, from the coding sequence ATGAAAGTCATTTTCATAAAAGATATGAAGGGTCAAGGCAAGAAAGGTGAAGTGAAGGAAGTTTCGGAAGGATATGCAACAAACTTCCTGATTCCGCGTGGGGTCGCTCGTCCGGCAACCGACGGCAACATGAAAACACTGGAGCAGCAGCAGGCTTCCGAGGAGAAGCGCAAGGCTCAGGAGAAGGAAGAAGCACAGGCGCTCGGCAAAAAGCTGGAAGAGATGACGGTTGTCCTGAAAGCTAAGGCTGGAGAAGGCGGACGACTGTTCGGCGCCATTACCAGCAAACAAATTGCTGAAGCGCTGGCAGGACAGAAGATCAAAATCGACAAACGCAAAATTGAACTTAGCGATCCGATCCGCAGTCTGGGTGTTACCCAGATTCCGGTGAAGCTGCACCCTGACGTCAAGGCGACGCTCAAGGTTCAAATTACGGAGGAGTAA